The Streptomyces europaeiscabiei genome window below encodes:
- a CDS encoding zinc-binding dehydrogenase, with amino-acid sequence MHAIRLHAFGPAENLTYEKVADPEPGPGQVRVAVAAAGVHLLDTAIREGHPGPGPTPELPTVPGREIAGVVEALGEGVPELWLGRRVTAHLGFVPGGYAELAVTEIERLHEIPENLDFAEAVAMIGTGRTAMGILLFAEPGPDDVVVIPAAAGGLGTLLVQYAKNAGATVVGLAGGPEKTARVAANGADLAVDYTDPAWPEKVAAYRGKATIVFDGVGGTAARESVALLAPGGRHLVFGWSASGIKEGGPYVVEGVSESVLGEEMRRRAGGPDPLRTLELRALAEAATGRLTPAVHRFPLPQAAAAHRALENRGTTGKVVLEP; translated from the coding sequence ATGCACGCCATCCGTCTGCACGCCTTCGGTCCGGCCGAGAACCTCACGTACGAGAAGGTCGCGGACCCCGAGCCCGGTCCGGGCCAGGTCCGTGTCGCCGTCGCCGCGGCGGGCGTACACCTGCTGGACACAGCCATCCGCGAGGGCCACCCCGGGCCCGGACCGACACCGGAACTGCCCACGGTCCCCGGCCGCGAGATCGCCGGCGTCGTCGAGGCGCTCGGGGAGGGCGTCCCGGAACTCTGGCTCGGCAGACGGGTCACCGCACACCTCGGCTTCGTGCCCGGCGGTTACGCCGAGTTGGCCGTCACGGAGATCGAACGGCTGCACGAGATCCCGGAGAACCTCGACTTCGCCGAGGCCGTCGCGATGATCGGCACGGGCCGTACGGCGATGGGGATACTGCTCTTCGCCGAACCGGGCCCGGACGACGTGGTCGTGATCCCGGCCGCGGCCGGCGGTCTCGGCACACTGCTCGTGCAGTACGCCAAGAACGCGGGCGCCACGGTGGTCGGCCTGGCCGGCGGGCCCGAGAAGACGGCCCGGGTGGCGGCGAACGGCGCCGATCTCGCCGTCGACTACACGGACCCGGCGTGGCCGGAGAAGGTCGCGGCGTACCGGGGGAAGGCCACGATCGTCTTCGACGGGGTCGGCGGGACGGCGGCGCGGGAGTCCGTCGCCCTGCTCGCCCCCGGCGGCAGGCACCTCGTCTTCGGCTGGTCGGCGAGCGGGATCAAGGAGGGCGGACCGTACGTCGTCGAGGGCGTCTCGGAGTCGGTCCTGGGCGAGGAGATGCGGCGTCGGGCGGGTGGCCCCGACCCCCTCCGCACCCTCGAACTCCGCGCCCTCGCCGAAGCCGCCACCGGCCGCCTCACCCCGGCCGTCCACCGCTTCCCCCTCCCCCAGGCAGCCGCCGCCCACCGAGCCCTGGAAAACCGCGGCACCACCGGAAAGGTGGTACTGGAGCCATGA